Proteins from one Impatiens glandulifera chromosome 2, dImpGla2.1, whole genome shotgun sequence genomic window:
- the LOC124925967 gene encoding autophagy-related protein 13b, with amino-acid sequence MTSSHGNTQSEPAKSEQIITEFFAKSLQIILESRCPFVSSRNFSGEQMISSPASSSSSSSSVRPRDRWFNLALKDCPAALENIDFWRQTNFDPMVVDIILVRRGENDWDPSSCDRSEKIIERWVVQYESRSKGGSADCSSSSSSSKRPSSSTSLHSLYKKSILLLRSLYSTVRLLPAYKLFRELNSTGQILTFNLAHRVSIFVEPFTHKQESEMQQFLFTPVETFSGRLSLSVFYHSSVSETNSEPTTPISPQFIQHYIGSPMADPLKRFPSLPGPSSFERRHSWSYDLYGASPPSSIPSPSPTHSDSRALIPKPTSHFLPPSNLPPQRLKSNAIYDEYLPSPVFSPSPSPSPPPYLFGNVSLLRSESAPLSIPSSRLGIVRTGASSRSDRTALALSGSTVVDKQYPYGNSESGRYSVVKFSSNSSPQKSLSGCSSRMSFQDYFDDSVEFSGPFVVDEDLIDPNSRPGSFDQKGNLCGAVEPGGGRKNQDAAVGALVCMLKKAPPLRQDLSHSQNFSSEPVNSNSHYSRAAAAHNPMGKAVASSEAASGHGFGRTTADALEELRSYREMKDLLVSQGTTTKTRP; translated from the exons ATGACATCTTCTCATGGCAATACACAATCAGAACCCGCGAAATCTGAACAGATAATCACTGAATTCTTCGCGAAAAGTCTTCAAATAATACTCGAATCCAGGTGCCCTTTTGTCTCATCGCGTAATTTCAGTGGTGAACAAATGATTTCCTCTCCCGCATCATCTtcctcatcatcatcaagtGTTAGACCAAGAGACAGATGGTTCAATTTAGCTTTGAAGGATTGTCCTGCAGCTCTTGAGAACATAGATTTCTGGCGTCAAACTAATTTCGACCCGATGGTTGTTGATATCATTTTGGTACGAAGAGGAGAAAATGATTGGGACCCTTCCAGTTGTGATCGAAGTGAGAAGATAATAGAAAGATGGGTTGTGCAGTATGAGAGTCGTAGTAAAGGAGGATCTGCTGAttgttcttcatcatcatcatcatccaagaGACCATCAAGTAGCACTAGCTTACATTCCTTGTATAAGAAATCAATATTGCTTTTGAGATCGTTGTATTCGACAGTGAGGCTCTTACCTGCTTACAAGCTCTTCCGCGAATTGAATTCCACCGGCCAAATCCTCACATTCAACCTTGCTCATCGAGTCTCCATCTTTGTTGAGCCATTCACCCATAAACAGGAATCAGAAATGCAACAATTTTTGTTCACACCAGTAGAGACCTTTTCTGGTAGGCTTAGTCTTTCAGTATTTTATCATTCCTCCGTTTCAGAAACGAATTCTGAGCCGACAACACCCATTTCCCCTCAGTTTATACAACATTATATAGGAAGTCCAATGGCTGATCCACTTAAGAGATTCCCATCACTTCCTGGTCCAAGTTCATTTGAAAGACGTCACAGCTGGAGTTATGACCTCTATGGTGCATCTCCACCTTCATCCATACCATCACCTTCTCCAACACACTCTGATTCTCGAGCTCTTATTCCGAAACCTACTTCCCATTTTCTTCCTCCATCAAATTTGCCACCTCAACGTCTGAAGAGCAATGCAATTTACGATGAGTATTTGCCTTCTCCAGTTTTTTCGCCGTCTCCTTCTCCTTCACCTCCTCCATACTTGTTTGGTAATGTTTCCCTTCTACGGTCTGAAAGTGCTCCACTTAGCATACCATCGTCTCGGCTTGGCATCGTGAGGACTGGTGCTTCTTCCAGGTCAGACCGAACTGCATTGGCTCTGAGCGGCTCTACTGTTGTTGACAAG CAATACCCATATGGGAATTCTGAATCAGGAAGATATTCAGTAGTGAAGTTTTCGTCCAACAGCTCACCGCAGAAATCACTTTCAGGATGTTCTAGTAGGATGTCGTTCCAAGATTATTTTGATGACTCTGTCGAGTTTTCTGGTCCATTTGTCGTCGATGAAGATTTGATTGACCCTAACAGCAG ACCGGGATCTTTTGATCAGAAAGGGAATCTATGTGGGGCGGTTGAGCCAGGAGGAGGCAGGAAGAACCAAGATGCTGCAGTTGGTGCTCTTGTATGTATGCTGAAGAAAGCACCACCACTTCGTCAGGACCTCTCTCATTCTCAGAACTTCTCATCTGAGCCCGTAAATTCAAATTCTCATTATTCCAGAGCAGCAGCAGCACATAATCCAATGGGCAAGGCGGTGGCGTCATCAGAAGCGGCTTCTGGGCATGGGTTTGGAAGGACGACAGCTGATGCATTAGAAGAGCTGCGTAGCTATAGGGAGATGAAAGATCTTTTGGTTAGCCAAGGTACTACTACAAAGACACGCCCAtag